A genomic window from Gemmatimonadaceae bacterium includes:
- a CDS encoding GNAT family N-acetyltransferase gives MIELRPIVLEGGGVRLEPLLASHADALRDAVRDGELWNLWFTVVPEPSDMDNYIAKAHNGQADGTMLCWAVRDLVSDTIIGSTRYHDVVAQIDRVEIGYTWYAARFQRTHVNTTCKLLLLTHAFDTLGCGVVGLRTDLANTRSQAAIERLGAKRDGVLRHHQARRDGSARDSVFYSILAAEWPAVRERLERRLVGA, from the coding sequence GTGATCGAACTCCGTCCCATCGTCTTGGAAGGGGGCGGCGTCCGGCTCGAGCCGCTCCTCGCCTCGCACGCGGACGCACTCCGCGACGCCGTGCGCGACGGCGAGCTCTGGAATCTCTGGTTCACGGTCGTGCCCGAACCGTCCGATATGGACAACTACATCGCCAAGGCGCACAACGGCCAAGCCGATGGTACGATGCTCTGCTGGGCCGTGCGCGATCTCGTGAGCGACACCATCATCGGGAGCACACGCTACCACGATGTGGTCGCGCAGATTGACCGCGTGGAGATCGGCTACACCTGGTACGCCGCGCGCTTCCAGCGTACGCACGTGAACACGACCTGCAAGCTGCTCTTGCTCACCCACGCCTTCGACACGCTGGGCTGCGGCGTGGTGGGCCTGCGCACCGACCTCGCCAACACACGCTCGCAGGCCGCCATCGAGCGACTCGGCGCCAAGCGCGACGGCGTGCTGCGGCATCACCAAGCCCGCCGCGACGGATCGGCTAGGGACAGCGTGTTTTATAGTATTCTGGCCGCCGAGTGGCCGGCGGTGCGGGAGCGCCTAGAGCGAAGACTGGTAGGTGCGTAA
- a CDS encoding ketoacyl-ACP synthase III, whose amino-acid sequence MPFAEITGWGKCMPPATLTNADLSTFLDTNDEWITSRTGMKERRISHVSAVEMSTIAASRALACAGLEAKDVDLIIYGGVSNEELCPNSASGVQLSLGATKAASIDLNTACTSFCYGLATATAMIRTGVVKNAVVIGVELISRYMDWSNRNVAVLFGDGAAAVVLQSSDEETGMLEAVLGCDAEARDSLRVRGFGCGYSGLGITFGDTLWDFDGQVIFKRAVHGMSDAAKRVMEARTLDADDIGLVVPHQANLRIIESVAKYAGVPMDKVMLTVQKYGNMSAATVPVALVEALEEGRVTPGSWLLMPAFGGGLTYCALLVKWGKRVTPLGESAMELPPLTQTALELVNAVRAGQDPHGRSKAGLMAPVFAAAATTTATA is encoded by the coding sequence ATGCCATTCGCAGAAATCACGGGCTGGGGCAAGTGTATGCCACCTGCCACGCTCACCAACGCCGACCTCTCCACCTTCCTCGACACCAACGACGAGTGGATCACGTCGCGCACGGGGATGAAGGAGCGCCGCATCTCGCACGTGTCGGCGGTGGAGATGAGCACCATCGCCGCGTCGCGCGCGCTGGCCTGCGCCGGCCTCGAGGCCAAGGACGTGGACCTCATCATCTACGGCGGCGTCAGCAACGAGGAGCTCTGCCCCAATTCCGCCTCCGGCGTGCAGCTGTCACTCGGCGCCACCAAGGCCGCGAGCATCGACCTCAACACCGCCTGCACCAGCTTCTGTTACGGCCTCGCCACCGCTACGGCGATGATCCGCACCGGCGTCGTGAAGAACGCCGTCGTCATCGGCGTGGAGCTGATCTCGCGGTATATGGACTGGAGCAACCGCAACGTGGCCGTGCTCTTCGGTGACGGTGCGGCGGCCGTCGTGCTGCAGTCCAGCGACGAGGAGACCGGGATGCTCGAAGCCGTGCTCGGCTGCGACGCTGAGGCGCGCGACTCGCTGCGCGTGCGCGGCTTCGGCTGCGGCTACTCCGGACTCGGCATCACCTTCGGCGACACGCTCTGGGACTTCGACGGCCAGGTGATCTTCAAGCGCGCCGTGCACGGGATGAGCGACGCGGCCAAGCGCGTGATGGAGGCGCGCACGCTCGACGCTGACGACATCGGCCTCGTCGTGCCGCACCAGGCCAACCTGCGCATCATCGAGTCCGTGGCCAAGTACGCCGGCGTGCCGATGGACAAGGTGATGCTCACCGTGCAGAAGTACGGGAATATGAGTGCGGCGACCGTGCCGGTGGCCTTGGTGGAGGCGCTGGAGGAAGGTCGCGTGACGCCGGGCTCGTGGCTGCTGATGCCGGCGTTCGGCGGCGGGCTCACCTATTGCGCGCTGCTGGTGAAGTGGGGCAAGCGCGTGACGCCGCTGGGGGAGAGCGCGATGGAGTTGCCGCCGCTGACGCAGACCGCGTTGGAGTTGGTCAACGCGGTGCGCGCGGGGCAGGATCCGCACGGGCGCAGCAAGGCGGGGTTGATGGCGCCGGTGTTTGCCGCGGCGGCGACGACGACGGCGACAGCGTGA
- a CDS encoding RidA family protein, whose protein sequence is MTHRTLQPVGWARPKGYANGVVASGRTIFLAGQIGWNAEQRLVGSDLVTQATQALRNIVAILAEDGAKPEHIVRLTWYVTDRAAYLAASAALGVAYREVMGRHFPAMTAVEVSSLMEADAVVEIEATAVVPA, encoded by the coding sequence GTGACGCATCGCACCCTCCAGCCCGTCGGCTGGGCGCGCCCCAAGGGCTATGCCAACGGCGTCGTCGCCAGCGGCCGCACGATCTTCCTCGCCGGCCAGATCGGCTGGAACGCCGAACAACGCCTCGTCGGCAGCGACCTCGTCACACAGGCGACGCAGGCACTGCGCAACATCGTCGCCATCCTCGCCGAAGACGGCGCCAAGCCCGAGCACATCGTGCGCCTGACCTGGTACGTGACCGACCGTGCGGCCTATCTCGCCGCGAGCGCCGCACTCGGCGTCGCGTACCGCGAGGTGATGGGCCGGCACTTCCCCGCGATGACCGCGGTGGAAGTCTCGTCGTTGATGGAAGCCGACGCCGTGGTGGAGATCGAGGCCACCGCCGTCGTCCCCGCGTAG
- a CDS encoding AMP-binding protein gives MPTAAPKDLAPSAHVDHWPRQQLPPAEEWPTLTLDGVYAYPERLNAAVELVDKALREGHGNRSALIMPDGNGGWAHTTYAELAAQVDALAHVLVSDMGLEPGNRVLLRGFNGRWMAVAWLATVKAGLVAVTTMPLLRTKELRVIAERAKCQAALCDVRLADELRLAAESPTTLRDIRVWGTQDAEGLEALMAAPRGVFTAVDTSRDDVCLIAFTSGTTGVPKGCMHFHRDVMAMCDGFSKQVLKATHTDRCIGTPPLAFTFGLGGLLCFPLAARGAAVLVEKATPESLLDAIEQTQATVSFTAPTFYRAMSLALKKEPQRWRTGSLRASVSAGEALPDATRRLWRDATGIEMLDGIGATEMIHIFIAAAGKDVRPGAIGKAVPGYEVAILDDALEPLPAGEVGRLAVRGPTGCRYLNDPRQRDYVQRGWNLTGDAAMMDADGYVFFKARTDDLILSAGYNIGAPEVEAAVLQHEAVAECAVVGVPDEERGQAVKAFVVLKPEHEASSALAKQIQDFVKATIAPYKYPRLVEFVAALPKTDTGKLQRFRLKEPT, from the coding sequence ATGCCAACTGCCGCGCCGAAGGACCTCGCGCCGAGCGCGCACGTGGACCACTGGCCACGCCAGCAACTCCCGCCGGCCGAGGAGTGGCCGACGCTGACGCTGGACGGCGTCTATGCGTATCCCGAGCGGCTGAACGCGGCCGTCGAGCTCGTGGACAAGGCCCTGCGCGAGGGCCACGGCAACCGCAGCGCACTGATTATGCCGGACGGCAACGGCGGCTGGGCACACACCACCTACGCCGAGCTTGCGGCACAGGTGGATGCGCTCGCGCACGTGCTGGTGAGCGATATGGGACTCGAGCCCGGCAACCGCGTGCTGCTGCGCGGCTTCAACGGCCGCTGGATGGCCGTCGCGTGGTTGGCGACGGTGAAGGCCGGCCTCGTGGCCGTGACGACAATGCCCCTGCTGCGCACCAAGGAGCTGCGCGTGATCGCCGAGCGTGCCAAGTGCCAAGCCGCGCTCTGCGACGTGCGGTTGGCCGACGAGCTGCGCCTGGCGGCGGAGTCGCCGACGACGCTGCGCGACATCCGGGTGTGGGGCACGCAGGACGCGGAAGGCCTGGAGGCGCTGATGGCCGCTCCGCGCGGCGTGTTCACCGCCGTGGACACCAGTCGCGATGACGTGTGCCTGATCGCCTTCACCTCGGGCACCACCGGCGTACCGAAGGGCTGTATGCACTTCCATCGCGATGTGATGGCGATGTGCGACGGATTCTCCAAGCAGGTGCTGAAGGCCACGCACACGGATCGCTGCATCGGCACGCCACCGCTGGCGTTCACGTTCGGGCTCGGCGGCCTGCTCTGCTTCCCGCTCGCCGCGCGCGGCGCGGCGGTGCTCGTGGAGAAGGCCACGCCGGAGTCGCTGCTCGACGCCATCGAACAGACGCAGGCCACGGTGAGCTTCACGGCGCCGACGTTCTACCGCGCGATGTCGCTGGCCCTCAAGAAGGAGCCGCAGCGATGGCGCACTGGCTCGCTGCGTGCATCGGTTTCCGCTGGCGAGGCGCTTCCCGACGCGACGCGCAGGCTCTGGCGCGACGCCACCGGCATCGAGATGCTCGACGGCATCGGCGCCACGGAGATGATCCACATCTTCATCGCCGCCGCGGGCAAGGACGTGCGGCCGGGCGCCATCGGCAAGGCGGTGCCGGGCTACGAGGTGGCGATCCTCGACGACGCACTTGAGCCGCTACCCGCCGGTGAGGTCGGCCGCCTTGCCGTGCGCGGCCCCACCGGTTGCCGCTACCTCAACGACCCGCGCCAGCGCGACTACGTGCAGCGCGGTTGGAATCTCACCGGCGACGCCGCGATGATGGACGCGGACGGCTACGTGTTCTTCAAGGCACGCACCGACGACCTCATCCTCTCGGCGGGTTACAACATCGGCGCACCGGAGGTCGAGGCCGCGGTGCTGCAGCACGAGGCCGTGGCCGAGTGCGCGGTGGTGGGCGTGCCGGATGAGGAGCGCGGGCAGGCGGTGAAGGCCTTCGTGGTGCTGAAGCCTGAGCACGAGGCGTCCAGCGCGCTCGCCAAGCAGATCCAGGATTTCGTGAAGGCGACGATCGCGCCGTACAAGTATCCGCGGCTCGTGGAGTTCGTCGCCGCGTTGCCCAAGACCGACACCGGGAAGCTGCAACGCTTCCGCCTCAAGGAGCCGACGTGA
- a CDS encoding acyl-CoA dehydrogenase gives MSASTSHLDWPFFDEAHRTLARDVAHWVAQQQVDHRDADAACRSWVKLLGAQGFLRYCVPAAHGGALPAIDSRALCLLREHLAAHDALADFAFAMQGLGSGAISLAGSEAMKATWLPRVARGQAIAAFALSEPDAGSDVAAISTTATPTKGGWRLDGRKTWISNGGIADFYCVFARSKPESSGAKGITAFLVPADAKGLRIAERIETVSPHPLATLAFDGCEVSDANRIGAEGDGFKLAMRTLDIFRVSVAAAAVGFARRALQETVARANDRAMFGSTLAAQPLAQAIVGDMATDLDAAALLTYRAAWQRDRSDARTTAVAAMAKLSATEHAQTIIDRAVQLHGGLGVKTGHIVERLYRDIRALRIYEGATEVQRLIIGRETLSARSGSSTT, from the coding sequence GTGAGCGCCTCGACCTCGCACCTCGACTGGCCGTTCTTCGACGAGGCGCATCGCACGCTCGCGCGCGACGTCGCGCACTGGGTGGCGCAGCAGCAGGTGGATCACCGCGATGCCGATGCGGCCTGCCGGAGCTGGGTGAAGCTGCTCGGTGCGCAGGGCTTCCTGCGCTACTGCGTGCCGGCCGCGCACGGTGGCGCGCTACCGGCTATTGATTCGCGCGCGCTCTGCCTGCTGCGCGAGCATCTCGCGGCGCACGACGCGCTCGCCGACTTCGCCTTCGCGATGCAGGGCCTGGGGTCCGGAGCCATCTCGCTGGCCGGGTCGGAAGCGATGAAGGCGACGTGGCTGCCTCGCGTGGCGCGCGGCCAGGCGATCGCGGCTTTCGCGCTCAGCGAGCCCGATGCCGGCTCCGACGTCGCGGCCATCAGCACCACCGCCACGCCCACGAAGGGCGGCTGGCGTCTCGACGGCCGCAAGACCTGGATCTCCAACGGCGGCATCGCTGACTTCTACTGCGTGTTCGCGCGCAGCAAGCCGGAAAGCAGCGGTGCCAAGGGCATCACGGCCTTCCTCGTCCCCGCCGACGCCAAGGGCCTGCGCATCGCAGAGCGCATCGAGACCGTCTCACCGCATCCGTTGGCGACGCTGGCCTTCGACGGTTGCGAGGTGTCCGATGCCAACCGCATCGGCGCCGAGGGGGACGGGTTCAAGCTCGCAATGCGCACGCTGGACATTTTCCGCGTGTCGGTGGCGGCGGCGGCCGTGGGCTTCGCTCGCCGTGCGTTGCAAGAGACCGTCGCCCGCGCCAACGACCGCGCGATGTTCGGCAGCACGCTGGCCGCGCAGCCGCTGGCGCAGGCCATCGTCGGCGATATGGCCACGGACCTCGACGCCGCCGCGCTGCTGACCTACCGCGCCGCCTGGCAGCGCGACCGCAGCGATGCCCGCACTACCGCCGTCGCCGCGATGGCCAAGCTCAGCGCCACTGAGCACGCCCAGACGATCATCGATCGCGCCGTGCAGTTGCACGGCGGGCTCGGCGTGAAGACCGGTCACATCGTCGAGCGGCTGTACCGCGACATCCGGGCGCTGCGCATCTATGAAGGGGCGACTGAGGTGCAGCGGCTCATCATCGGCCGCGAGACGCTGAGCGCGCGTTCCGGTTCTTCCACCACCTGA
- a CDS encoding enoyl-CoA hydratase family protein, which yields MTAPDPITAMRRPFASRRFTHFGWSTSADGRVATITLNRPERKNPLTFDSYAELRDLFRELPYASDVRAVVLTGAGGNFCSGGDVFEIIEPLTRMQEPELLAFTRMTGDLVLAMLRAPQPIIAAVDGVAAGAGAILAMASDLRLATLRAKTAFLFTRVGLAGCDMGACAMLPRIIGQGRAAELLFTGRSMDAAEAERWGFYNAVVEPDALLADAQARAAALANGPSFAHAMTKKMLLQEWSVPLEQALEMEAQAQAICMGTQDFRRAFEAFAAKQTPVFEGN from the coding sequence ATGACCGCTCCCGACCCAATCACGGCGATGCGCCGCCCCTTCGCCTCGCGCAGGTTCACGCACTTCGGCTGGTCTACCAGCGCCGACGGCCGCGTGGCGACCATCACGCTCAACCGGCCGGAGCGGAAGAATCCGCTGACCTTCGATTCCTACGCCGAGCTGCGCGACCTCTTCCGCGAGCTGCCCTACGCCAGCGACGTGCGCGCGGTGGTGCTTACCGGCGCCGGTGGCAACTTCTGCTCCGGCGGCGACGTGTTCGAGATCATCGAGCCGCTCACGCGGATGCAGGAGCCGGAGCTCCTGGCCTTCACGCGGATGACCGGCGACCTCGTGCTGGCGATGTTGCGCGCACCGCAGCCCATCATTGCCGCGGTCGATGGCGTGGCCGCCGGTGCGGGCGCGATCCTCGCGATGGCCAGCGACCTGCGCCTCGCCACGCTGCGCGCGAAGACGGCGTTCTTGTTTACGCGGGTTGGGCTCGCGGGCTGCGATATGGGCGCCTGCGCGATGCTGCCGCGCATCATCGGACAGGGGCGCGCCGCCGAGCTGCTCTTCACCGGCCGCTCGATGGACGCCGCCGAAGCCGAGCGCTGGGGCTTCTACAACGCAGTGGTGGAACCCGATGCCCTGCTCGCCGACGCGCAGGCGCGGGCCGCGGCGCTGGCCAACGGTCCGAGCTTTGCCCACGCGATGACCAAGAAGATGCTGCTGCAGGAGTGGAGCGTCCCGCTGGAGCAGGCGCTGGAGATGGAGGCGCAGGCACAGGCGATCTGTATGGGCACGCAGGACTTTCGCCGCGCCTTCGAGGCCTTCGCCGCCAAGCAGACGCCCGTGTTCGAGGGCAACTGA
- a CDS encoding MarR family transcriptional regulator: MTSTALRSADPEAHLVQEDHEALRLWLRLFTTTTMVERVVDSTLKREFGSSLPRFDLLSQLHRTPDGLRMGALSERILVTNGNVTWLVAALEREGFVKRRPDVADRRATVVRLTAAGKRHFETMARRHEALIVSLFADLSATERRALHAALGTLKARFRPSQDAR, from the coding sequence GTGACCAGCACGGCGCTGCGCAGCGCAGACCCCGAGGCACACCTCGTGCAAGAAGACCACGAGGCGCTTCGGCTCTGGTTGCGGCTCTTCACCACCACGACGATGGTCGAACGGGTGGTGGACAGCACGCTCAAGCGCGAGTTCGGCTCGTCGCTGCCGCGCTTCGATTTACTCTCGCAACTGCACCGCACACCGGACGGCCTGCGGATGGGCGCACTCTCCGAGCGCATCCTCGTCACCAACGGCAACGTCACTTGGTTGGTGGCAGCGCTGGAGCGCGAAGGCTTCGTCAAGCGCCGCCCCGACGTCGCCGACCGCCGCGCGACGGTCGTCCGCCTCACCGCTGCCGGCAAGCGGCACTTCGAGACGATGGCGCGCCGTCACGAAGCCCTCATCGTCAGCCTGTTCGCCGACCTCTCCGCCACAGAACGTCGCGCGCTGCACGCCGCGCTCGGCACGTTGAAAGCTCGCTTTCGCCCCAGCCAGGACGCCCGATGA
- a CDS encoding SDR family oxidoreductase: MSRLTGKHALVTGANRGIGAAIVRSLAAEGADITLMVRDRAAAERVAAELRTRTHIVTADVSDRAAVRVGCESAAAALGPVDILVNNAGTVETIPFLKAAPEVFTQMFAVHVLGAVHTSQALLPAMLERGAGTIVNVASIAGLHGAPYVAHYVAAKHALVGLTRALAAEYRGKGVTVNAVCPGYVATDLVSGSLSKISAKTGLSEAEALAAILKDAGQPRIVEAQEVADAVLHFVAGGGAAASGETFVLMGLDT; this comes from the coding sequence GTGAGCAGGCTCACCGGCAAGCACGCGCTGGTCACCGGTGCCAACCGCGGCATCGGGGCGGCGATCGTCCGCAGCCTCGCCGCCGAAGGGGCTGACATCACGCTGATGGTACGCGACCGCGCTGCCGCCGAGCGCGTCGCCGCCGAGCTGCGCACGCGCACGCACATCGTCACTGCCGACGTGAGCGACCGCGCTGCCGTGCGCGTTGGTTGCGAGTCTGCGGCGGCCGCGCTCGGGCCGGTGGATATCCTCGTGAACAACGCCGGCACCGTGGAGACGATTCCTTTCCTCAAGGCGGCGCCAGAGGTCTTCACGCAGATGTTCGCCGTGCACGTGCTTGGCGCGGTGCACACGTCGCAGGCCCTGCTGCCCGCGATGCTTGAGCGCGGCGCCGGGACAATCGTCAACGTCGCGAGCATCGCCGGACTGCACGGCGCGCCGTACGTGGCGCACTACGTGGCCGCCAAGCACGCGCTGGTGGGCCTCACGCGCGCGCTTGCCGCCGAGTATCGCGGCAAGGGCGTGACGGTGAACGCCGTGTGCCCGGGCTACGTGGCCACGGACTTGGTGAGCGGCTCCTTGAGCAAGATCTCGGCCAAAACGGGACTCAGCGAAGCCGAAGCGCTGGCGGCGATCCTCAAGGACGCCGGCCAGCCGCGCATCGTCGAAGCGCAGGAAGTAGCGGACGCCGTGTTGCACTTCGTGGCCGGCGGCGGCGCGGCGGCGAGCGGTGAGACGTTCGTCTTGATGGGGCTCGACACGTGA
- a CDS encoding bifunctional salicylyl-CoA 5-hydroxylase/oxidoreductase has product MRVVVVGGGPGGLYAALLLKRRHPDAVITVHERNRPDDTFGWGVVLSDQTVDNLRAADPESGREIAAALHRWDDIAVHFAGQTIRSGGHGFAGIGRKRLLALLHERCRALGVTLRFEHELPDDLDALVAAEHPDLIIAADGINSRIRERYASTFKPDTDTRRCRYVWLGTKRSFDAFTFAFAETPHGWFQAHAYQFDESMSTFIVETPQENWERAGLDAMDTDAAIAFCERLFADQLQGAKLLSNARHLRGSAQWIRFPRITCGSWVQWLADGRRRVPVVLLGDAAHTAHFSIGSGSKLALEDAIALDTILATEPDLDRAFARYQEERAVEVLKLQNAARNSTEWFESVARYASLAPEQFAYSLLTRSQRISHENLRLRDADYVAAFERWFAERVGLSLAPDKPAPPPLLTPYTVRGVTLRNRVVVSPMAQYSANTDGTIGDWHLVHLGARANGGAGLVMAEMTCVAPDARITPWCPGLWTDAQRDGWTRIVRFVHEHSGAKIGMQLGHAGAKGSTKKMWEGIDQPLPDGNWPLIAPSETQYLKGVSQLAREMTRADMDRVRGEFVAATRRAAEAGFDWLELHCAHGYLLSAFLSPLTNHRHDEYGGSLEGRARYPLEVFTAMRAAWPAGRPMSVRISAHDWVPGGNTADDAIAIATLFKAAGADVIDVSAGQVVKEEQPVFGRMWQTPFADRVRQEAGIATIAVGAITDADQANGIIASGRADLVAVGRPHLVNPGWTLTESAKFGYTGTGPLWPPQYRAAKQQLDRLMERERATLAAAAAGPPKGELT; this is encoded by the coding sequence GTGCGCGTCGTCGTGGTCGGTGGCGGTCCCGGTGGACTCTATGCGGCGCTGTTGCTCAAGCGGCGGCACCCGGACGCCGTCATTACGGTGCACGAGCGTAACCGCCCGGACGACACCTTCGGTTGGGGCGTGGTGCTGTCGGACCAGACGGTCGACAACCTCCGCGCCGCCGACCCGGAGAGCGGCCGTGAGATCGCCGCCGCCCTGCACCGCTGGGACGACATCGCGGTGCACTTCGCCGGCCAGACGATCCGCTCGGGCGGACACGGCTTCGCCGGCATCGGCCGCAAACGCCTGCTCGCCCTGCTCCACGAGCGCTGCCGCGCGCTCGGCGTGACGCTCCGATTCGAACACGAACTGCCGGACGACCTCGACGCGCTGGTCGCGGCCGAGCATCCGGACTTGATCATCGCCGCCGACGGCATCAACAGCCGGATCCGCGAGCGCTACGCGTCCACGTTCAAGCCGGACACGGACACGCGACGCTGCCGCTACGTGTGGCTGGGCACCAAGCGCAGCTTCGACGCCTTCACCTTCGCCTTCGCCGAGACGCCACACGGCTGGTTCCAGGCGCACGCGTACCAGTTTGACGAGTCGATGAGCACGTTCATCGTCGAGACACCACAAGAGAACTGGGAACGTGCCGGCTTGGACGCGATGGACACCGACGCCGCCATCGCGTTCTGCGAGCGGCTCTTCGCCGACCAGCTCCAGGGCGCCAAGCTCCTGAGCAACGCGCGCCACCTGCGCGGCTCGGCCCAGTGGATCCGCTTTCCGCGCATCACCTGCGGCTCGTGGGTGCAATGGCTAGCCGATGGCAGGCGCCGCGTACCGGTGGTCCTGCTCGGCGACGCCGCGCACACGGCACACTTCTCCATCGGCTCGGGCAGCAAGCTCGCGCTGGAGGACGCCATCGCGCTTGATACCATCCTCGCTACCGAGCCCGACCTCGACCGCGCGTTTGCGCGGTATCAGGAGGAACGCGCGGTCGAGGTGCTCAAGCTGCAGAACGCCGCCCGCAACTCGACGGAGTGGTTCGAGTCGGTGGCGCGCTACGCCTCGCTGGCACCAGAGCAGTTCGCGTACTCGCTGCTCACGCGTTCGCAGCGCATCTCGCACGAGAACCTGCGCCTGCGCGACGCGGACTACGTGGCCGCCTTCGAGCGCTGGTTCGCCGAGCGCGTGGGCCTGTCGCTCGCTCCCGACAAACCGGCGCCGCCGCCATTGCTCACGCCATACACGGTGCGCGGCGTCACCCTGCGCAACCGGGTCGTCGTCTCGCCGATGGCGCAGTACAGTGCCAACACCGACGGCACGATCGGCGACTGGCATCTCGTCCACCTCGGCGCCCGCGCCAACGGTGGTGCTGGCCTCGTGATGGCGGAGATGACCTGCGTCGCGCCGGACGCGCGCATCACACCCTGGTGCCCGGGCCTCTGGACCGACGCGCAGCGCGACGGCTGGACGCGCATCGTGCGATTCGTGCACGAACACAGCGGCGCAAAGATCGGGATGCAGCTCGGGCACGCCGGCGCCAAGGGCTCCACCAAGAAAATGTGGGAGGGCATCGACCAGCCCCTGCCCGATGGCAACTGGCCGCTAATCGCGCCGAGCGAGACGCAATACCTGAAGGGCGTCTCGCAGTTGGCGCGCGAGATGACGCGGGCGGATATGGACCGCGTGCGAGGCGAGTTCGTAGCGGCGACGCGGCGCGCCGCCGAGGCCGGCTTCGATTGGCTCGAACTGCACTGCGCGCACGGCTACTTGCTCTCGGCGTTCCTTTCGCCGCTCACCAACCATCGTCACGACGAGTACGGCGGCTCGCTCGAAGGCCGCGCACGGTATCCGCTCGAGGTGTTCACCGCGATGCGCGCGGCGTGGCCGGCGGGCCGGCCAATGTCGGTGCGTATCTCGGCGCACGACTGGGTGCCTGGCGGCAACACGGCTGACGACGCCATCGCGATCGCCACGTTGTTCAAGGCCGCCGGCGCGGATGTCATCGACGTGAGCGCCGGCCAAGTCGTGAAGGAAGAGCAACCGGTGTTCGGGCGGATGTGGCAGACGCCGTTCGCCGACCGGGTGCGGCAGGAGGCGGGAATCGCGACAATTGCGGTGGGCGCCATCACCGACGCCGATCAAGCCAACGGCATCATCGCCTCGGGTCGCGCCGACTTGGTCGCGGTGGGGCGTCCGCATCTGGTGAATCCGGGCTGGACGCTGACGGAGAGCGCGAAGTTCGGCTACACTGGCACGGGGCCGCTCTGGCCTCCGCAGTACCGTGCCGCCAAGCAGCAACTGGACCGCCTGATGGAACGCGAGCGCGCCACGCTGGCCGCCGCCGCTGCAGGACCACCGAAGGGAGAACTCACGTGA
- a CDS encoding HNH endonuclease, whose product MSGPAKKKSAAPKRRRRGRGGGGGGGKAASRQPTLTSVPTGRAAYTETRRWLLERHGPVCAYCERIVPERTITLDHVTPRRGLTAYDRRDNLVLSCKTCNSAKADKPILSFLLGNRARVVAMYRYGQHLSHQLVEMVKDLLPEDERPPLPTGPARAKPAKPKGRRRSWKELHPHDRDDADPYLD is encoded by the coding sequence GTGAGCGGGCCGGCCAAGAAGAAGTCAGCGGCGCCCAAGCGGCGCCGGCGAGGGCGGGGCGGCGGAGGCGGAGGCGGCAAGGCCGCGAGCCGCCAACCGACGTTGACGTCGGTGCCCACCGGGCGCGCCGCCTACACCGAGACACGCCGCTGGCTGCTCGAACGCCACGGACCGGTCTGCGCCTACTGCGAGCGCATCGTCCCCGAGCGCACGATTACGCTGGACCACGTCACGCCGCGGCGCGGCCTCACCGCCTACGACCGCCGCGACAACCTGGTGCTGAGCTGCAAGACCTGCAACTCCGCCAAGGCCGACAAGCCAATCCTCTCCTTCCTGCTCGGCAACCGCGCGCGCGTCGTCGCGATGTACAGGTACGGCCAGCACCTCAGCCACCAGTTGGTGGAGATGGTGAAGGACCTGCTGCCCGAGGATGAGCGTCCGCCGCTGCCCACCGGGCCGGCGCGCGCCAAGCCAGCCAAGCCCAAGGGCCGCCGTCGTTCGTGGAAGGAGCTGCACCCGCACGACCGCGACGACGCCGACCCCTACCTCGACTGA
- a CDS encoding Rid family detoxifying hydrolase, whose product MPITRIATPQAPTPAGHYAQATVRDGTVYVAGQLSIDPATGEKLHGSIEEQTERTLRNLEAILHAAGSDFAHLLKVNVYVTDIAFWPRVNAVYARVVGAEVPARAVVPVPALNHGLLIEIDAIAAVKR is encoded by the coding sequence ATGCCGATCACGCGCATCGCGACGCCGCAGGCCCCGACGCCGGCCGGCCACTACGCGCAGGCCACCGTGCGCGACGGCACCGTGTACGTCGCCGGCCAGCTCAGCATCGATCCCGCCACGGGCGAGAAGCTGCACGGCAGCATCGAGGAGCAGACCGAGCGTACGCTGCGCAACCTCGAGGCCATCCTGCACGCGGCCGGCAGCGACTTCGCGCATCTGCTCAAGGTGAATGTGTACGTCACCGACATCGCCTTCTGGCCGCGCGTGAATGCCGTGTATGCGCGCGTCGTCGGCGCGGAGGTGCCGGCCCGCGCCGTGGTGCCGGTGCCGGCGCTCAATCACGGGCTACTGATCGAGATTGACGCCATCGCGGCCGTGAAGCGCTAA